A single Chlamydia suis DNA region contains:
- a CDS encoding ABC transporter permease yields MLRYILKRLCLIPLTLFAIISVNFVILNAAPGDLLEEHSVDAQGEAGRSDKIRTYKGPDRYLQFREHYGLTLPIFFNTRPRISRAELRAGIQEIIDGTIHKKNSTGCVTNIKVYWGDCAKFIMPALLAEAEDPSQEDIYRHVAADLFIRGGIRQGIVGAHLLPEQREYNQKVSKSNAELVRLLNENDIEVKIAALQAWVDQEGGKEKLMRTDSWRIFFFETRFARYLSRIIKLDFGTLRNDCHKTVVSEVIKRLGSSLILSLLPMIVVFILCQVFGMIMAIHKNRWIDHLLNFLFLILFSIPVFVAVPWIIDNFVLNKTVPFTSISMPYSGLCSSPEAFREMTSLEKLVDIVLHSFLPFCAVSYGAFAAQSRLSRAVFLEVLGEDYIPALRARGISQYDILVRHVGKNSAATLITSLASSLSALLGGALVVETLFDIDGFGKFFYQAILNRDHNVVMFSVIMGSVISLIGYLIGDICYVLLDPRVQLEEREV; encoded by the coding sequence ATGCTCCGTTATATCTTAAAGCGCTTATGCCTGATTCCCTTAACCCTATTTGCGATTATTTCCGTAAATTTTGTTATCCTGAATGCTGCTCCAGGAGACCTTTTGGAGGAGCACAGTGTGGATGCTCAGGGAGAAGCTGGGCGATCCGATAAGATCCGAACATATAAAGGGCCGGATCGTTATTTGCAGTTTAGAGAGCATTACGGACTAACTCTTCCCATTTTTTTTAATACTCGTCCGAGAATTTCTCGAGCAGAGCTGCGCGCAGGGATTCAAGAAATTATCGATGGGACGATCCATAAAAAAAATTCCACAGGATGTGTAACTAATATCAAAGTGTATTGGGGAGATTGCGCTAAGTTTATTATGCCTGCTCTACTGGCAGAAGCTGAGGATCCCTCGCAAGAAGATATCTATCGTCATGTCGCTGCGGATTTATTTATTCGAGGGGGGATTCGTCAAGGTATCGTTGGTGCACACTTGCTTCCAGAACAACGAGAATATAATCAGAAAGTATCCAAGAGTAATGCGGAATTGGTGCGCTTACTTAATGAAAACGATATTGAAGTGAAGATTGCCGCATTACAAGCATGGGTTGATCAGGAAGGGGGAAAAGAGAAGCTTATGCGAACGGATTCTTGGAGGATTTTTTTCTTTGAGACTCGTTTTGCTAGATATCTTTCTCGAATTATTAAATTAGATTTTGGAACATTACGGAATGACTGCCATAAAACGGTCGTTTCAGAAGTGATAAAACGTTTAGGGTCGTCTTTAATTCTATCCCTGCTTCCCATGATTGTTGTTTTTATATTGTGCCAAGTATTTGGGATGATCATGGCAATCCATAAAAACCGCTGGATAGATCACCTCCTTAATTTTCTCTTTTTAATCTTATTTTCCATCCCTGTTTTTGTTGCGGTTCCTTGGATTATTGATAATTTTGTTTTGAACAAAACGGTTCCTTTTACCTCTATTTCCATGCCGTACAGCGGGTTGTGCTCTTCTCCTGAAGCCTTCAGAGAAATGACTTCTCTGGAAAAGCTTGTAGATATAGTGCTACATAGCTTCCTTCCTTTTTGTGCTGTAAGTTATGGAGCGTTTGCTGCGCAGTCTCGATTGAGTCGCGCTGTGTTTTTAGAAGTTTTGGGAGAAGATTATATTCCAGCTCTTCGAGCACGAGGAATTTCTCAATATGATATTTTGGTCCGACATGTAGGGAAAAACTCCGCAGCAACATTGATTACCTCTCTAGCATCATCGCTAAGCGCATTGCTTGGAGGGGCTTTAGTAGTGGAAACCTTGTTTGATATCGATGGCTTTGGGAAATTTTTCTACCAGGCAATTTTAAACCGTGATCATAACGTGGTCATGTTTTCCGTGATTATGGGATCTGTGATTTCTCTTATCGGCTATTTAATAGGGGATATTTGTTATGTTCTTCTCGATCCTCGTGTTCAGTTAGAAGAAAGGGAGGTGTGA
- a CDS encoding ABC transporter substrate-binding protein, whose protein sequence is MIDKITRTILVLSLFLLYWSSDLLEKDVKCIKKELRTLHEDVLELVRVSNQQKSLIQSMNAHVSPEICVSENYGDPAFPNLLCSDPYVEKVVPTLLKEDFVPKGVIRTAQVGRPDNLSPFNGFVNIVRFYELCVPSLATEHIGKYEEFAPSLALKVEEHYVDDGSGDKEFHIYLRPNMFWEPIDPTLFPKNVTLAEVFLKPHPVTAYDVKFYYDVVMNPYVAEMRAVALRSYFEDIVSVRVENDLKLVVRWRAHTVCNEHGEEEKKVPYSAFANTLALQPLPCFVYQYFANGEKIVQDDSDPDTYRKDSVWAQNFSSHWAYNYIVSCGAFRFAGMDDEKITLVRNPNYYNPRAALVEKRYVYMKDSTDALFQDFKAGKVDIAYFPPNHVENLASFMKTSAYKEQVARGEAILEKNSSDRSYSYIGWNCLSLFFKNRAVRQAMNMLIDRERIIEQCLDGRGSVISGPFSLCSPSYNRNVEGWQYSPEEASRKLEEEGWIDADGDGIREKVIDGVVVPFRFRLCYYVKSVTARTIAEYVATVCKEVGIECCLLGLDMADYSQALEEKNFDAILSGWCLGTPPEDPRSLWHSEGALEKGSANAVGFCNEEVDRIIEQLSYEYNPDKRQELYHRFHEVIHEESPYAFLYSRQYSLVHKEYVKNIFIPTEHQDLIPGAQDETVNLSMMWVDRGEGRCSVIS, encoded by the coding sequence ATGATAGATAAAATTACACGAACGATATTAGTTCTATCTTTATTCCTATTGTATTGGTCTTCAGATTTACTTGAAAAAGATGTTAAATGTATCAAAAAAGAGCTAAGGACTTTGCATGAAGATGTCCTGGAGTTGGTCAGAGTCTCGAATCAGCAAAAAAGTTTGATACAATCTATGAACGCTCACGTATCTCCAGAAATATGTGTGAGCGAGAATTATGGAGATCCTGCCTTTCCTAATTTGCTGTGTTCGGATCCCTACGTTGAAAAAGTTGTTCCCACCTTATTGAAAGAAGACTTTGTTCCAAAAGGAGTCATCCGTACAGCTCAAGTAGGACGTCCAGACAATTTGAGCCCGTTTAACGGCTTTGTCAATATCGTTCGATTCTACGAATTGTGCGTTCCCTCTTTGGCTACGGAACATATTGGTAAATATGAGGAGTTTGCTCCTAGTCTGGCTTTGAAGGTAGAAGAGCATTATGTAGATGATGGATCTGGGGATAAGGAGTTCCATATTTATTTACGTCCCAATATGTTTTGGGAGCCCATAGATCCTACGTTGTTCCCTAAAAACGTGACTTTAGCAGAGGTTTTTTTAAAACCTCATCCAGTGACGGCTTATGATGTTAAATTCTATTACGACGTCGTCATGAATCCCTATGTCGCAGAGATGCGCGCTGTAGCCTTGCGGTCCTACTTTGAAGATATCGTTTCCGTTCGTGTAGAAAATGATTTGAAGTTAGTTGTGCGCTGGCGCGCGCATACTGTGTGCAATGAGCACGGAGAGGAAGAGAAGAAGGTGCCGTATTCGGCCTTTGCAAATACCCTGGCTCTGCAACCTCTTCCATGCTTTGTATATCAGTATTTCGCAAATGGGGAAAAAATTGTTCAAGATGATTCTGATCCAGATACGTATCGAAAAGATTCTGTGTGGGCACAGAACTTTTCTTCGCACTGGGCATATAATTACATTGTGAGTTGCGGAGCTTTCCGATTTGCAGGGATGGATGATGAGAAAATTACCCTGGTTCGTAATCCCAATTATTACAACCCTCGTGCAGCTCTTGTAGAGAAGCGGTATGTCTATATGAAAGATAGCACGGACGCGCTCTTTCAAGATTTTAAAGCTGGTAAGGTGGATATTGCCTATTTCCCTCCTAACCATGTGGAAAATTTGGCTAGTTTCATGAAAACTTCTGCTTATAAAGAACAGGTAGCTAGGGGAGAGGCTATCTTAGAGAAAAATTCTTCGGATCGTTCGTACTCTTATATTGGCTGGAATTGCCTTTCTCTTTTCTTTAAAAATCGTGCTGTTCGACAGGCAATGAATATGCTGATCGACCGAGAGCGGATTATTGAGCAATGCTTGGATGGACGAGGATCCGTGATCAGCGGGCCTTTTTCTTTGTGTTCTCCGTCGTATAATCGAAATGTAGAAGGTTGGCAGTATTCTCCAGAAGAAGCTTCTCGTAAGCTAGAAGAAGAGGGGTGGATTGATGCCGATGGAGATGGGATTCGAGAAAAAGTAATAGACGGGGTAGTCGTGCCATTCCGCTTCCGATTATGCTATTATGTAAAAAGTGTGACCGCAAGAACTATTGCAGAATATGTGGCCACGGTATGCAAGGAAGTGGGTATTGAATGTTGCCTACTTGGGCTGGATATGGCGGACTATTCGCAGGCTCTTGAAGAGAAAAATTTTGATGCGATCCTTTCTGGATGGTGTTTAGGAACTCCTCCAGAGGATCCGCGCTCTTTATGGCACTCAGAAGGAGCTTTAGAGAAAGGCTCTGCGAATGCTGTAGGGTTCTGTAATGAAGAAGTAGATCGTATTATAGAACAGCTCAGCTATGAATATAATCCTGATAAACGACAAGAGCTCTATCACCGGTTCCATGAAGTGATTCATGAAGAGTCCCCTTATGCCTTTCTTTATTCAAGACAATACTCCTTAGTCCATAAGGAATATGTGAAAAATATTTTCATCCCGACGGAACATCAGGATTTAATTCCTGGAGCCCAGGATGAAACCGTGAATTTATCTATGATGTGGGTGGATAGAGGAGAGGGCCGATGCTCCGTTATATCTTAA
- a CDS encoding polysaccharide deacetylase family protein encodes MLRVLAYRQVAFSKVPHIFKSFLGFLRLLGRHYSFVLPGDSLPKKRAIMLTFDNASVDFYTHVFPFLQKFQIPAVVGVAWRYVSRSESENLPIDVRTSPSDGLAFQDEIFSRYQPFCSVKELCIMAKSPYIRLASSGFAIRNLKRSPPYLHTEIVLSKILLEEAVQAPIESFFYPFGKSDLISQHLVQEAYRYSFLLGNTASFSYAQQSQHGIPRMDMALDCREIPSPHRLCMRRFKQFFVLH; translated from the coding sequence ATGCTCCGCGTTTTAGCTTATCGCCAAGTTGCTTTTTCTAAGGTTCCTCATATATTCAAATCATTTTTGGGTTTTTTGCGCTTACTTGGGCGGCATTATTCCTTTGTGCTGCCAGGGGACTCTCTCCCAAAAAAAAGGGCGATTATGCTTACATTCGATAACGCCTCTGTAGATTTTTACACCCACGTCTTTCCTTTTCTTCAAAAATTCCAGATCCCGGCGGTTGTCGGAGTTGCTTGGAGGTATGTATCTCGATCAGAAAGTGAAAACCTCCCTATTGATGTGCGGACCTCTCCATCAGATGGTTTAGCTTTTCAAGATGAAATTTTTTCTCGTTATCAACCCTTCTGTTCCGTGAAAGAGCTTTGTATTATGGCTAAAAGCCCATACATTCGATTAGCTTCTTCGGGATTTGCTATTAGAAACCTAAAACGTTCTCCTCCTTATCTACATACAGAAATTGTATTGTCTAAAATTTTGTTAGAAGAGGCCGTACAAGCCCCTATAGAGAGCTTTTTTTATCCCTTTGGAAAAAGTGATCTAATTAGTCAACATTTGGTTCAGGAAGCTTATCGCTATTCATTCTTATTAGGGAACACTGCGAGTTTTTCCTATGCACAGCAATCACAACACGGTATTCCGCGTATGGATATGGCTTTAGATTGTAGAGAAATTCCTTCTCCTCATCGGCTTTGTATGCGTCGATTCAAACAATTTTTTGTTTTGCATTAA
- a CDS encoding tetratricopeptide repeat protein has product MKSRNAQSILEALCKKTHQNLLRYLLKQTLLVALGTALMVAELGIFLYFFLFSGKTLLPAFCLACFILTIFFCLVIRLYILSRKTEVFDRLLAAFIHQAQAIFKKKSVVEEQPEIAAAVTQLSLVMQHQEYFVFCNLLKIIPPYDSIKKFSCFCFWKDYFMFRELLLQKAVDLYLLVVQAIPTDLGAHVSLADAYVSLSGLYADPRKYPEFDTKYWVPPGRYGEDIQEKFFVTARRATEEFKILNEYAPGNVWVHSQLAYSYHDLQMPMEEIREYEIVLKLKPNEANTMMKLGILYFQQGMNAKGLQVYEQLRKVDLKKSKKLIKFYGIVAK; this is encoded by the coding sequence ATGAAATCACGAAACGCTCAGTCCATATTGGAGGCTTTATGTAAAAAGACGCACCAAAATTTGTTGCGCTATCTGCTAAAGCAAACTCTGTTAGTGGCTTTGGGTACAGCCCTGATGGTAGCTGAGCTCGGTATCTTTCTCTATTTCTTTCTGTTCTCTGGCAAAACTTTATTGCCGGCTTTTTGTCTTGCTTGTTTTATTCTGACGATCTTTTTTTGTTTGGTTATTCGTCTTTACATCCTTTCCAGAAAAACAGAAGTCTTCGATAGGCTGCTCGCAGCATTTATTCATCAAGCGCAGGCGATTTTTAAAAAGAAAAGTGTTGTGGAAGAACAGCCAGAGATTGCGGCCGCTGTTACGCAACTATCCCTGGTGATGCAGCATCAGGAGTATTTTGTTTTTTGTAACTTATTGAAAATTATCCCTCCTTACGATTCGATCAAAAAATTTAGCTGTTTTTGTTTTTGGAAGGATTATTTCATGTTCCGAGAACTCCTTTTACAAAAAGCAGTAGATTTATATTTGCTTGTGGTTCAAGCAATTCCGACAGATTTAGGGGCGCATGTTTCTTTAGCAGATGCTTACGTATCTTTATCGGGACTCTATGCCGATCCGAGAAAGTATCCGGAGTTCGATACGAAATATTGGGTGCCTCCAGGGCGTTATGGAGAGGATATTCAAGAAAAGTTCTTTGTAACAGCTCGTAGAGCTACGGAGGAGTTCAAAATTCTTAATGAATATGCTCCTGGGAACGTTTGGGTGCACTCCCAATTGGCATATAGTTATCATGATTTACAAATGCCGATGGAGGAGATTCGTGAATACGAGATTGTATTGAAATTGAAGCCCAATGAAGCGAACACGATGATGAAATTAGGGATTCTCTATTTTCAACAAGGGATGAATGCAAAAGGATTACAGGTCTATGAGCAGCTCAGAAAGGTGGATCTAAAAAAATCCAAAAAGCTGATCAAATTCTATGGGATAGTGGCTAAATAA
- the hemH gene encoding ferrochelatase has protein sequence MTTYLLANFGGPRTSREIFSFLQALLTDRDVTGGGVPSLLHKPLFSFIAKCRTRRVAQQYAYLGGGSPIFQDTELLARNLSQELQASVIPFHRYLPETHKNTLAALQESEGDIVGVPLFPHYTFAVTGSIIRFFLQHLPEKPLAWITHFGVHPQFISCMQRHIEDCLLAHRITTEDCFFLFSVHGLPMRHIRLGDPYAQQCQASFEALLGEKEGTLAFQSKFGIGAWLGPSTQEVCRSLSTKKRYIVIVPFGFVSDHIETLYEIDHLYVPMLLQRGYKVVRVPAVNASASWVSSLAAIVKSSPQETFLEPFLMP, from the coding sequence GTGACAACGTATTTATTAGCGAATTTTGGCGGCCCGAGGACTTCTCGAGAAATCTTTAGCTTCCTGCAAGCTTTGTTGACAGATCGAGATGTCACTGGAGGAGGAGTTCCTTCCCTGTTGCACAAACCGCTTTTCTCCTTCATTGCGAAATGTAGAACGCGTCGTGTAGCACAACAATATGCGTATTTAGGAGGAGGCTCTCCTATTTTTCAAGATACAGAGCTTCTCGCTCGAAATCTTTCTCAAGAGCTACAGGCTTCTGTGATTCCCTTTCATCGATATTTACCAGAAACCCATAAAAATACTCTTGCTGCTTTGCAAGAGAGTGAAGGAGATATTGTTGGGGTTCCTCTATTCCCGCATTATACTTTTGCTGTAACAGGCAGTATAATCCGGTTTTTTTTACAGCATCTTCCGGAAAAACCCTTGGCATGGATTACTCATTTCGGAGTTCATCCACAGTTTATTTCCTGCATGCAAAGACATATAGAGGATTGTCTGCTAGCTCATAGAATTACTACAGAAGACTGTTTTTTCCTTTTTTCTGTACACGGGCTTCCTATGCGCCATATTCGCTTAGGAGATCCTTATGCTCAACAGTGCCAAGCCTCTTTTGAGGCTTTGCTCGGCGAAAAAGAAGGAACTCTCGCCTTTCAATCGAAATTTGGTATAGGAGCTTGGTTAGGGCCTTCTACACAGGAGGTCTGCCGCTCTCTATCCACAAAGAAGCGTTATATTGTGATCGTACCTTTCGGGTTTGTTTCAGATCATATTGAAACTTTGTATGAAATCGACCATCTGTATGTTCCGATGTTATTGCAAAGAGGGTATAAAGTGGTTCGCGTTCCTGCTGTAAATGCCTCTGCTAGTTGGGTTTCATCTCTAGCTGCTATAGTGAAAAGTTCTCCTCAAGAGACTTTCTTAGAGCCTTTTTTGATGCCTTAG
- a CDS encoding transporter substrate-binding domain-containing protein has protein sequence MIRRSKRISEVRVKFKYLRPFSFLILVIVAFCYGCSREKQEILVGRDATWFPQQFGIYTSGINAFVNDLVSEINYKEGLNISLVNQDWVHLFENVDDKKTGGAFTSVFPSVEMLARYQFSDPILLTGPVLVVAENSPYQSLQDLEGKLIGVYKFDSSVLIAQDVPNAVINSYQHIPIALEALSTQRYDALLVPVIEATALVETAYKGRLRIASEPLNEEGLRLVVLRGSADSLLEGFNAGLAKSRRSGRYKAIKQQSRLP, from the coding sequence ATGATTCGGAGATCTAAGCGGATCTCCGAGGTTAGAGTGAAATTTAAGTATTTACGGCCATTCAGTTTTTTAATCTTGGTTATTGTGGCATTTTGCTACGGGTGTTCGAGAGAAAAACAGGAAATTCTTGTAGGAAGGGATGCCACTTGGTTCCCTCAACAGTTTGGAATCTACACATCAGGAATCAATGCTTTTGTGAATGATTTAGTTTCGGAGATTAATTACAAAGAGGGCTTGAACATCTCCTTGGTGAACCAAGATTGGGTTCATCTTTTTGAAAATGTAGATGATAAGAAGACGGGCGGAGCGTTCACTTCGGTATTTCCTTCTGTAGAAATGCTGGCGCGGTATCAGTTTTCTGACCCTATTTTGTTGACAGGGCCTGTACTTGTCGTTGCCGAAAATTCTCCTTATCAATCTCTTCAAGATTTGGAAGGGAAGCTGATTGGTGTGTATAAATTTGATTCTTCTGTTCTCATCGCCCAAGATGTTCCCAATGCCGTGATTAATTCGTATCAGCATATTCCTATCGCTTTAGAGGCTTTGTCTACACAACGTTATGATGCTTTGTTAGTGCCAGTGATTGAAGCGACCGCTCTAGTAGAAACGGCTTATAAAGGGCGTTTGCGTATTGCTTCAGAACCTCTTAATGAGGAAGGCCTACGTTTAGTTGTGCTGCGAGGCAGTGCAGATTCTTTATTAGAGGGATTTAATGCTGGGCTGGCAAAAAGTCGTCGATCCGGACGATATAAGGCTATTAAACAGCAGTCACGCCTTCCCTAA
- the rsmD gene encoding 16S rRNA (guanine(966)-N(2))-methyltransferase RsmD, which produces MKILSGKFKGKSLKTFSNPAVRPTCGVIKEAVFNICSDRIIDSRFLDVFAGSGSVGFEAISRGASSVTFIDSSVEAIRLIRANLALLDNNLPVHIFKQDVRSALLRLGKQKRVFDIIYVDPPYALENAFLQEVLSYVVQQKLLDPEGILFLENAALQEIVVEGLSIRKRRKSGGTFLSEYILEKEE; this is translated from the coding sequence TTGAAAATTTTATCTGGTAAATTCAAAGGGAAGTCTTTAAAGACTTTTTCTAATCCTGCTGTACGCCCAACTTGTGGCGTTATCAAAGAGGCTGTTTTTAATATCTGTTCCGATCGGATCATTGATTCGCGATTTTTAGATGTATTTGCTGGGTCTGGATCCGTGGGCTTTGAGGCTATTAGCAGGGGAGCAAGCTCCGTGACATTTATTGATTCTTCTGTGGAAGCTATTCGATTAATCCGGGCTAATCTTGCTTTGTTGGACAACAATCTACCAGTCCATATTTTCAAGCAAGATGTGCGTTCCGCTCTGTTGCGCCTAGGTAAACAGAAGCGTGTTTTTGATATTATTTACGTGGATCCTCCGTACGCTTTAGAAAATGCTTTTCTGCAAGAGGTCTTGTCCTATGTTGTGCAACAAAAGTTATTAGATCCAGAGGGGATTCTTTTTTTAGAAAACGCTGCTTTACAAGAGATTGTGGTCGAAGGGTTATCTATCCGAAAACGTAGAAAATCGGGGGGAACCTTCCTTTCTGAGTATATCTTGGAAAAGGAAGAATAG
- a CDS encoding metallophosphoesterase: MRVFALADLHLSFGAPEKTMEVFGEPWIGYHHKIEKRWREVITPEDIVCLPGDISWAMRLEAAQKDFQFLGSLPGIKYMIRGNHDYWSSASASKLATVLPENLHYLSQGYVLLNAYQAIVGVRLWDSQDICVQWEDACESSHEKVLTEQDEKIFFRELGRLERALKQLPSSVEEVLVMTHYPPISNDGSPGLVSKLLEADGRVSHCLFGHLHKVPRPFPGFGKIRGIDYMLVAADYVDFIPQVVR; encoded by the coding sequence GTGCGTGTTTTTGCCCTTGCAGATCTACATCTATCTTTTGGTGCCCCAGAAAAAACAATGGAAGTTTTTGGGGAGCCTTGGATTGGCTATCATCATAAAATAGAAAAGCGGTGGCGAGAAGTAATTACCCCAGAGGATATTGTTTGTCTTCCGGGAGATATCTCTTGGGCTATGCGCTTAGAGGCGGCTCAGAAAGATTTCCAGTTTTTAGGTTCTCTTCCTGGGATAAAGTACATGATTCGGGGAAATCATGATTATTGGAGCTCTGCTTCTGCATCAAAACTCGCTACCGTATTGCCAGAAAACCTTCACTATCTTTCTCAGGGGTATGTATTGCTTAATGCTTATCAAGCGATCGTGGGTGTTCGTTTGTGGGATTCTCAAGATATTTGTGTCCAGTGGGAAGATGCTTGTGAATCGTCTCATGAAAAGGTTTTAACTGAGCAAGACGAAAAAATTTTTTTTCGAGAATTAGGTCGTTTGGAACGAGCATTAAAACAACTGCCTTCTTCTGTAGAAGAGGTTCTGGTTATGACTCATTATCCTCCGATTAGTAACGATGGCTCTCCGGGCCTTGTTTCTAAATTATTAGAGGCGGATGGGAGAGTCTCTCATTGTTTGTTTGGACATTTGCATAAGGTGCCGAGGCCTTTTCCTGGATTTGGGAAAATCCGAGGGATTGATTATATGCTTGTGGCTGCCGATTACGTTGATTTTATTCCACAGGTCGTCCGTTGA
- the glgC gene encoding glucose-1-phosphate adenylyltransferase → MTGKRTKEEQINRQRSHFYRDNVGVIVLCGGEGKRLSPLTCWRCKPTVSFGGRYKLIDVPISHAIASGFSKIFVIGQYLTYTLQQHLFKTYFYHGVMQDHIHLLAPERRDGSQVWYQGTADAIRQNLLYLEDSRIEYFLILSGDQLYNMDFRSIVDYAIDAQADMVIASQPVSDKDVSRFGVLKVDDEWKLVDFYEKPQSEEILKHFRLSNAAMKKCGLDPQQGNFLGSMGIYLFRKECLFQLLLEETGDDFGKELIHRQMHRGKTIAYLYKGYWTDIGTIESYYEANMALTQRPSQNVRGFNCYDDRGMIYSKNNHLPGAIISDSKISSSLLCEGAMIESGQVSHSVIGVRGVIGQGSIFDHSIMMGSDSYTSGTSPLGIGKNCEIHKTIIDENCCIGNGVRLQNLQGHKDYDSPDGKLVVRDGIIIVPRGTKIPDNYVF, encoded by the coding sequence ATGACTGGTAAACGGACGAAAGAAGAGCAGATCAATCGACAACGGTCGCATTTCTATCGAGATAACGTAGGAGTTATTGTCTTATGCGGGGGAGAGGGAAAGAGATTGTCTCCACTAACTTGTTGGCGTTGTAAGCCAACAGTGTCTTTCGGTGGAAGATATAAACTCATTGATGTTCCCATATCTCATGCTATTGCCTCAGGCTTTTCTAAAATTTTTGTGATTGGGCAATACCTAACCTATACCTTGCAACAACACTTATTTAAGACTTATTTCTATCATGGAGTTATGCAAGACCACATCCATCTATTAGCTCCAGAAAGACGGGATGGAAGCCAAGTGTGGTATCAAGGGACTGCTGATGCAATTCGGCAAAATCTTCTTTACCTAGAAGATTCTCGTATAGAGTATTTCTTAATCTTGTCCGGGGATCAATTGTACAACATGGATTTTCGTTCTATAGTTGACTACGCTATTGATGCTCAGGCAGACATGGTGATAGCGTCTCAGCCTGTATCCGACAAAGATGTTTCCAGATTTGGGGTACTTAAAGTTGATGATGAGTGGAAATTAGTCGATTTTTATGAAAAACCTCAAAGTGAAGAGATTTTAAAACATTTCCGGCTAAGCAACGCCGCGATGAAAAAATGTGGTTTAGATCCTCAACAAGGAAACTTTCTAGGATCTATGGGAATCTATCTTTTCCGCAAAGAGTGTCTATTCCAGTTATTATTAGAAGAAACTGGAGATGATTTTGGAAAAGAATTGATTCACAGACAAATGCATCGAGGGAAAACCATTGCTTATTTGTACAAAGGTTATTGGACAGATATTGGAACTATAGAATCCTACTATGAAGCGAATATGGCATTGACTCAGCGTCCCTCACAAAATGTTCGGGGTTTTAATTGTTATGATGATAGGGGAATGATTTATAGTAAAAATAATCATCTTCCTGGAGCCATCATTTCCGATTCTAAAATTTCCAGTTCGCTCCTTTGTGAGGGAGCAATGATTGAGTCTGGTCAGGTATCTCATAGCGTGATTGGTGTGCGAGGGGTAATTGGCCAGGGATCTATATTCGACCATTCCATTATGATGGGGAGCGATTCCTATACATCGGGAACATCTCCTTTAGGGATAGGGAAAAACTGTGAGATTCATAAAACGATTATAGATGAAAACTGCTGCATAGGAAATGGTGTGCGGTTACAAAATTTACAGGGGCATAAAGATTATGATTCTCCTGATGGGAAGTTAGTGGTTCGAGATGGGATTATCATTGTTCCTAGAGGGACGAAAATCCCGGATAATTATGTTTTCTAA